Proteins encoded within one genomic window of Neoarius graeffei isolate fNeoGra1 chromosome 18, fNeoGra1.pri, whole genome shotgun sequence:
- the si:ch211-133l11.10 gene encoding LOW QUALITY PROTEIN: rho-related GTP-binding protein RhoU (The sequence of the model RefSeq protein was modified relative to this genomic sequence to represent the inferred CDS: substituted 2 bases at 2 genomic stop codons), producing the protein MPSQDQLPENKSKCTCMCPRFHQERHYRTARACSGSTPETAVKCGLVGDRGVGDRGVGDRWKTSLIVSXTTNGYPVEHGPTKLLYLPARMDVDGSPVQLQLCDMAGQDELDCLCPFCYRDADVFLLGYSIVTPSSFQSVRKRXVPEVRHVSPVALVVLVGTQSDLRQVLIQLARQRERTVSVDKARLVARGLGVTAFTKCSALTQKNLKVVFDTAIVVSLEHKEKMKGLRQRPRLTLREKTPNKIRQPSQTWWRNVSCFM; encoded by the exons ATGCCATCTCAGGACCAGTTACCGGAGAACAAGTCCAAGTGCACTTGTATGTGCCCCCGGTTCCACCAAGAGCGTCACTACCGCACTGCACGCGCCTGCTCCGGTTCTACACCGGAAACTGCAGTGAAGTGTGGACTTGTAGGGGACAGAGGTGTAGGGGACAGAGGTGTAGGGGACAGGTGGAAGACCAGCCTGATAGTGAGCTAAACCACAAACGGATACCCGGTGGAGCACGGGCCCACT AAACTGTTGTATCTTCCAGCAAGGATGGATGTGGATGGAAGTCCGGTGCAGCTTCAGCTCTGTGACATGGCCGGACAG GACGAACTTGATTGTCTGTGCCCATTCTGTTACCGTGACGCTGATGTTTTCCTGCTCGGCTACAGCATCGTCACTCCTTCCTCCTTCCAGAGTGTGAGGAAGCGCTAGGTTCCTGAAGTGCGCCACGTGAGCCCGGTGGCCCTCGTGGTCCTGGTGGGGACGCAGTCTGACCTGCGACAGGTCCTCATCCAGCTGGCACGGCAGCGAGAACGGACAGTGAGTGTAGATAAAGCGAGGCTGGTCGCACGCGGCCTGGGGGTTACTGCGTTCACCAAGTGCTCGGCTTTAACGCAGAAGAATCTGAAGGTGGTTtttgacacagccatcgtggtcAGTTTAGAGCACAAGGAGAAGATGAAGGGGTTGAGGCAGAGGCCAAGGCTGACACTGAGGGAGAAAACGCCCAATAAGATCAGACAACCCTCACAGACCTGGTGGAGGAATGTCAGCTGTTTCATGTGA